One Triticum dicoccoides isolate Atlit2015 ecotype Zavitan chromosome 4B, WEW_v2.0, whole genome shotgun sequence genomic window carries:
- the LOC119295047 gene encoding protein JINGUBANG-like, with protein MGNHQKILNFLRSDPAAVAACSPRSFSSSSASVSDDDGYSCSSYPTTDGDASPSRYGGSSTPPTPKSPWAHLPGLGAGGAVAEPGATGLIASLVKEDGHVYSLAATGDVLYTGTNSPNVRVWRDQRELAGFRTASGLVKAIVVADDGRIFTGHQDGKVRVWRADADNPAVHRQVGSLPKLKDYLKSAVNPTSYVETQRRGRQRAVWLRHSDAVSSLSLDEGAGLLYSASWDRTFKVWRVSNSKCLESVSAHDDAVNTVAAAGFDSVVFTGSADGTVKVWRREMAAKGDATKHVLETVLRKGEGAVTAIAVSPEDRVVYVGSSDGLVTYWHWVDGEARYGGVLKGHKTAVMCLAVAGNVVVSGSADRTLCVWRRDGAEHVGLGVLAGHTGPVKCVAMDEEAAVAGSGGDRRFVVYSGSLDGSVKVWRLSDAEAETATTVRVTERTAAAAPAQPSQVWRGQQAPSPYAEAWAPCHTPELKRVRVAAA; from the coding sequence ATGGGTAACCACCAGAAGATCCTCAACTTCCTCCGGTCGGACCCTGCCGCGGTGGCCGCCTGCTCGCCGaggtccttctcctcctcctccgcctctgtgTCGGACGACGACGGGTACAGCTGCTCGTCTTACCCCACCACGGACGGGGACGCCTCGCCGTCGCGCTACGGCGGCTCCTCCACCCCGCCCACGCCCAAGTCGCCGTGGGCGCACCTCCCGGGCCTCGGCGCCGGGGGTGCCGTTGCCGAACCGGGGGCCACGGGACTCATCGCGTCGCTGGTCAAGGAGGACGGGCACGTCTACTCGCTGGCGGCGACCGGGGACGTTCTTTACACCGGGACCAACTCACCGAACGTGCGCGTGTGGCGGGACCAGCGCGAGCTCGCCGGGTTCAGGACCGCCAGCGGCCTCGTCAAGGCCATCGTCGTCGCCGACGACGGCCGCATCTTCACTGGCCACCAGGACGGCAAGGTGCGCGTGTGGCGCGCCGACGCGGACAACCCCGCCGTGCACCGCCAGGTGGGCTCACTCCCGAAGCTCAAGGACTACCTCAAGAGCGCCGTCAACCCTACCAGCTACGTCGAGACGCAGCGCCGGGGGCGCCAGCGCGCGGTGTGGCTTCGGCACTCCGACGCCGTGTCCTCCCTCAGCCTCGACGAGGGCGCCGGGCTGCTCTACTCGGCCTCGTGGGACAGGACCTTCAAGGTGTGGCGCGTGTCCAACTCCAAGTGCCTCGAGTCCGTCAGCGCGCACGACGACGCCGTCAACACCGTGGCCGCCGCCGGGTTCGACAGCGTCGTGTTCACCGGGTCGGCCGACGGCACCGTCAAGGTGTGGCGGCGGGAGATGGCCGCGAAGGGCGACGCCACGAAGCATGTCCTGGAGACGGTGCTCAGGAAGGGCGAGGGCGCGGTCACCGCCATCGCCGTGTCGCCCGAGGACCGCGTCGTGTACGTGGGCTCGTCGGACGGGCTGGTCACCTACTGGCACTGGGTCGACGGCGAGGCGAGATACGGCGGCGTGCTCAAGGGCCACAAGACGGCGGTGATGTGCCTGGCGGTGGCCGGCAACGTCGTCGTGAGCGGCTCGGCTGACCGGACCCTCTGCGTCTGGCGTCGCGACGGGGCAGAGCACGTGGGTCTCGGCGTGCTAGCCGGACACACCGGGCCCGTGAAGTGCGTCGCCATGGACGAAGAGGCCGCGGTCGCAGGTTCGGGCGGCGATCGGCGGTTCGTGGTGTACAGCGGAAGCCTGGACGGGTCGGTCAAGGTCTGGCGCCTGTCGGACGCGGAAGCAGAGACGGCCACGACAGTGCGGGTGACGGAGcgcacagcagcagcagcaccggCGCAGCCGTCGCAGGTGTGGAGAGGCCAGCAGGCTCCGTCGCCGTACGCCGAAGCGTGGGCGCCGTGCCATACGCCGGAGCTGAAGCGCGTGCGCGTGGCAGCTGCGTGA